One genomic segment of Pandoraea thiooxydans includes these proteins:
- a CDS encoding propionate--CoA ligase — MGAYHDFYVRSLTDRDGFWREQASLIEWETPFAEVLDYSRPPFARWFVGGRTNLCHNAVDRHLGARAAQPALIWVSSETGQEQVYDFAALHAEVNCMAASLRAQGVGRGDRVLIYMPMIPQACFAMLACARLGAIHAVVFGGFAAANLASRIDDVAPKVIVSADAGSRNGKVVPYKPLLDEGIELATAKPERVLLVDRGLAPMAHVAGRDLDYAALREQHLGAEVPCVWLESSEPSYVLHTSGTTGKPKGVQRDTGGYAVALAASMKAIFCGRPGDTMFTASDIGWVVGHSYIVYGPLIAGMATVMYEGTPVKPDGGVWWRIAERHKVNIMFSAPTAIRMLKKQDPAYLTQYDLSHLQRVFLAGEPLDEPTAHWINEGIGKPILDNYWQTETGWPILALARGVEPDLPGKYGSPGLPVFGYDVRLVNEATGQDCGANEKGVLAIAGPLPPGCMSTLWRDDERFVKTYWSTVPDRLLYSSFDWGMRDDDGYYFILGRTDDVINVAGHRLGTREIEESLASHPEIAEVAVVGVSDALKGQVAMAFAVVRHAERVATAADCQTLEGELMRLVEHQLGGIARPARIRFVALLPKTRSGKLLRRAIQAICEGRHTGELVTIEDPAALQLIRDAVQAG; from the coding sequence ATGGGTGCTTACCACGATTTCTACGTCCGCTCGCTGACCGACCGTGACGGATTCTGGCGCGAGCAGGCCAGCCTGATCGAGTGGGAAACCCCTTTTGCCGAAGTGCTCGACTACAGCCGGCCACCCTTTGCGCGGTGGTTCGTGGGCGGTCGCACCAATCTGTGCCATAACGCCGTCGACCGGCATCTGGGCGCGCGCGCCGCACAGCCCGCGCTGATCTGGGTCTCGAGCGAAACCGGGCAGGAGCAGGTGTACGACTTCGCCGCACTGCATGCCGAGGTCAACTGCATGGCGGCGAGCCTGCGGGCGCAGGGCGTGGGGCGCGGCGATCGCGTGCTGATCTACATGCCGATGATTCCACAAGCCTGCTTCGCGATGCTGGCCTGCGCGCGGCTCGGTGCGATCCATGCCGTGGTGTTTGGCGGTTTTGCCGCGGCCAACCTGGCCTCGCGCATCGACGACGTGGCGCCCAAGGTGATCGTGTCGGCCGACGCCGGCTCGCGCAACGGCAAAGTCGTTCCCTACAAACCGCTGCTCGACGAGGGGATCGAGCTGGCCACGGCCAAACCCGAGCGCGTGCTGCTGGTGGACCGCGGCCTGGCGCCGATGGCGCATGTGGCGGGGCGCGATCTGGACTACGCCGCCTTGCGTGAGCAACATCTCGGCGCCGAGGTGCCGTGCGTCTGGCTGGAATCGAGCGAGCCGTCTTACGTGCTGCATACCTCGGGCACCACCGGCAAGCCCAAAGGAGTGCAGCGCGACACCGGCGGCTATGCGGTGGCGCTGGCTGCCTCCATGAAAGCCATTTTCTGCGGCCGGCCTGGCGACACGATGTTTACCGCCTCCGATATCGGCTGGGTGGTCGGGCACAGCTACATCGTCTATGGGCCGCTGATCGCCGGCATGGCGACGGTGATGTACGAAGGCACGCCCGTGAAGCCCGACGGCGGGGTATGGTGGCGCATCGCCGAGCGGCACAAGGTCAACATCATGTTCTCCGCGCCGACCGCGATTCGGATGCTGAAGAAGCAGGATCCGGCCTACCTCACTCAATATGATCTGTCGCACCTGCAGCGGGTTTTTCTGGCGGGTGAGCCGTTGGACGAACCGACCGCGCACTGGATCAACGAGGGCATCGGCAAGCCGATCCTGGACAACTACTGGCAAACCGAGACGGGCTGGCCGATCCTGGCGCTGGCACGCGGCGTCGAGCCGGATCTGCCGGGCAAATACGGCTCGCCGGGGCTGCCCGTGTTCGGCTACGACGTGCGGTTGGTCAACGAGGCCACCGGTCAGGATTGCGGGGCCAACGAAAAGGGCGTGCTGGCGATCGCCGGACCGTTGCCGCCCGGGTGCATGAGCACGCTGTGGCGCGACGACGAGCGCTTCGTCAAGACGTATTGGTCGACCGTGCCGGATCGGCTGCTGTATTCGAGCTTCGACTGGGGCATGCGCGACGACGATGGCTACTATTTCATTCTCGGGCGCACCGACGACGTGATCAACGTGGCGGGGCACCGGCTCGGCACGCGCGAGATCGAGGAGAGTCTGGCCAGCCACCCCGAGATTGCCGAGGTGGCGGTGGTCGGCGTGAGCGATGCGCTCAAGGGGCAGGTGGCGATGGCCTTCGCGGTCGTGCGCCATGCCGAGCGAGTTGCAACTGCGGCCGACTGCCAGACGCTGGAAGGCGAATTGATGCGGCTGGTGGAGCACCAACTGGGCGGCATCGCGCGGCCGGCGCGCATTCGCTTCGTCGCGCTGCTGCCGAAGACGCGCTCGGGCAAATTGCTGCGCCGCGCCATCCAGGCCATTTGCGAAGGGCGGCACACCGGCGAACTGGTGACGATCGAGGACCCTGCCGCGCTGCAGCTGATTCGCGACGCCGTGCAGGCCGGTTGA
- a CDS encoding transglycosylase SLT domain-containing protein, which translates to MRLIVSLLLTLVLAACASAPPGSGTSTAQSSTSSASALSSSSKQQVSSDQTIDVDKDSLDNLSYGDHQDNDLWSRIRRGFAIPDLDSPLVQERTAWYAARPEYVERMVNRSSRYLFHIVEELEKRHMPTELALLPFVESAYNPQALSTAKAAGMWQFIPSTGKTYNLKQNMFSDERRDVVASTDAALDYLSNLHDMFGDWYLALAAYNWGEGNVQRAIARNQAQGLPTDYQSLRLPTETREYVPKLQAIKNIIEHPALYDVKLPEIPNHPYFVSVTTSHDIDVALAARLADLPLSEFRALNPAFKKPVILGATKSKILLPFDNADIFAKQLKSYKKPLSSWTTYTIRRAESPEVIAKRLGVEASTIRSVNGIPPRFRMKAGSTILVPRTGENDRDISSTVADNAVLALEPEVPPVRRVAVRVRRGDSLSAVARRYGVSELEIKRWNRMRGNGLRAGQTLVLMVRGAPERRVAGAVTERRTVSSHRPVTKREAARRNTVKHEVVRREVAKRATVRHESKRKEVASRKGSRHGAPAVSAREKDRKATAKRAVADRSKRRFEKTLRTAER; encoded by the coding sequence ATGCGTCTTATCGTTAGCCTGCTACTGACGCTGGTATTGGCAGCGTGTGCTAGCGCGCCGCCCGGTTCCGGCACTTCGACAGCGCAAAGCAGTACTTCCTCCGCTTCGGCTCTCTCCAGTTCTTCCAAACAGCAAGTTTCCAGCGACCAGACGATCGACGTCGACAAGGACTCGCTCGACAATCTGTCGTATGGCGATCACCAGGATAACGATCTATGGAGCCGCATCCGCCGTGGCTTCGCGATCCCCGATCTGGACAGCCCGCTGGTGCAGGAACGCACGGCGTGGTACGCGGCTCGCCCCGAGTACGTGGAGCGTATGGTCAACCGCTCGAGCCGCTACCTGTTCCATATCGTCGAGGAGCTCGAGAAGCGTCACATGCCGACCGAGCTGGCGCTGCTGCCGTTCGTGGAGAGCGCCTACAATCCGCAGGCGCTGTCGACCGCCAAGGCCGCGGGCATGTGGCAGTTCATCCCGAGCACCGGCAAGACCTACAACCTCAAGCAGAACATGTTCAGCGACGAGCGCCGCGATGTGGTGGCCTCGACCGACGCGGCGCTGGACTATCTGTCGAACCTGCACGATATGTTCGGCGACTGGTACCTTGCGCTGGCCGCCTACAACTGGGGCGAGGGCAACGTGCAGCGCGCGATAGCGCGCAATCAGGCACAGGGCTTGCCGACCGACTACCAGAGCCTGCGCCTGCCCACCGAGACGCGCGAATACGTGCCGAAGCTGCAGGCGATCAAGAACATCATCGAGCACCCCGCGCTCTACGATGTGAAGCTGCCGGAAATTCCGAATCACCCCTATTTCGTCAGTGTGACGACCTCTCACGATATCGACGTGGCGCTGGCCGCGCGCCTGGCCGATCTGCCGCTGAGCGAGTTTCGGGCGCTCAATCCGGCGTTCAAGAAGCCGGTGATCCTGGGGGCGACGAAATCGAAGATTCTGCTGCCGTTCGATAACGCCGACATCTTCGCGAAGCAGCTCAAGAGCTACAAGAAGCCGTTATCGAGCTGGACCACCTATACAATCAGACGCGCCGAGTCGCCTGAGGTGATCGCCAAGCGGCTGGGTGTGGAGGCATCGACGATCCGCTCGGTCAACGGCATTCCGCCGCGATTCCGCATGAAGGCCGGATCGACCATTCTGGTGCCGCGTACCGGCGAGAATGATCGGGACATCAGCTCGACCGTGGCTGACAATGCCGTACTGGCTCTGGAGCCGGAAGTACCGCCCGTGCGCAGGGTGGCCGTACGCGTGCGGCGTGGCGACTCGTTGAGCGCGGTGGCCAGGCGCTATGGTGTGAGTGAGCTCGAAATCAAGCGCTGGAATCGCATGCGGGGTAATGGGTTGCGGGCCGGTCAGACGCTCGTGCTGATGGTGCGCGGGGCGCCCGAGCGCCGCGTGGCGGGCGCGGTGACAGAGAGGCGCACGGTGAGTTCGCATCGCCCCGTGACCAAGCGTGAAGCCGCGCGTCGCAACACTGTCAAGCACGAGGTGGTCAGGCGCGAAGTGGCAAAACGAGCCACGGTGCGGCATGAGTCCAAGAGAAAAGAGGTAGCCAGCAGAAAAGGCAGCAGACATGGCGCGCCGGCGGTGAGCGCCAGGGAGAAAGATCGGAAGGCGACCGCCAAGCGCGCTGTGGCTGACAGATCCAAACGTCGCTTCGAGAAAACGTTGCGAACTGCGGAGCGCTGA
- the gloB gene encoding hydroxyacylglutathione hydrolase, with the protein MAALSVVPIPAFQDNYIWLLSNGVEAVVVDPGASQPVLDYLRAHRLELSAILLTHHHGDHVGGVAELLAHGKVPVYGPAAESIPSVDHPLGDGERVALEAPRLQFDVISVPGHTRGHIAYWMAAQDGQAPRLFCGDTLFASGCGRLFEGSPAQMLASLDRLAALPGDTRVHCAHEYTMSNIRFALACEPDNAALRAWRDEASRLRQAGLPTVPTTLAHELAVNPFLRSNAPQVREAAISQAGQTSLDRLGVFAAIRAWKDGFR; encoded by the coding sequence ATGGCTGCATTGAGCGTGGTGCCGATCCCGGCATTTCAGGACAACTATATCTGGTTGTTGAGCAACGGCGTCGAGGCGGTCGTGGTCGACCCGGGCGCGAGCCAGCCTGTGCTCGACTATCTGCGCGCCCATCGTCTTGAACTCTCCGCTATTTTACTGACACATCACCATGGCGATCATGTCGGCGGCGTGGCCGAGTTGCTCGCGCATGGCAAGGTGCCCGTGTACGGGCCGGCGGCCGAGTCGATTCCGTCGGTCGACCATCCGCTGGGCGACGGCGAGCGGGTCGCGCTCGAGGCGCCGCGGCTGCAGTTCGACGTGATCAGTGTACCCGGCCATACGCGCGGACACATCGCCTACTGGATGGCCGCGCAAGACGGCCAGGCGCCGCGGCTGTTTTGTGGCGATACCCTGTTCGCCAGCGGTTGCGGGCGGCTGTTCGAGGGCTCGCCGGCACAGATGCTGGCTTCGCTCGACCGGCTTGCCGCGCTGCCCGGCGACACGCGCGTGCACTGCGCGCACGAATATACGATGTCGAATATCCGCTTCGCGCTGGCGTGCGAGCCGGATAATGCCGCGCTGCGCGCCTGGCGGGACGAGGCCTCGCGCCTGCGGCAAGCGGGTCTGCCCACCGTGCCGACCACGCTCGCCCACGAGCTGGCGGTCAATCCATTTTTGCGCAGCAACGCGCCGCAGGTGCGCGAGGCCGCCATCTCTCAAGCGGGCCAGACATCGTTGGACCGGCTGGGTGTCTTTGCCGCGATCCGGGCATGGAAGGACGGTTTTCGTTAG
- a CDS encoding class I SAM-dependent methyltransferase — MSDAKIIDWPAWLDSPPGRYVMAWEQAQFDHWVGDVFGYHALQLGLPELDALRENRMPYRGLVLPFRPQQRPAPAPVEVRAAAGCVHPHAHHARPVRDVLISRFDELPIATQSIDLAVLPHVLEFTENPHDILREVCRVLVPEGQIIITGFNNLSLWGAREQLARLSGKPFLPQPVDLIAFTRLKDWLKLLGFDLDRGRFGCYRPPMRREHWLARFSFLEAAGDRWWPIFGGVYGVRAVKRVRGMRLVGRVRKRILSLQPELKPVATPNTTHRDHPDS, encoded by the coding sequence ATGTCCGATGCAAAGATTATAGACTGGCCCGCCTGGCTTGATTCACCGCCGGGCCGCTACGTGATGGCGTGGGAGCAGGCCCAGTTCGATCATTGGGTCGGCGACGTGTTCGGCTATCACGCGCTGCAACTCGGCTTGCCGGAACTCGACGCGCTGCGCGAAAACCGCATGCCTTATCGTGGACTGGTATTGCCGTTTCGCCCGCAGCAACGCCCCGCACCCGCGCCGGTCGAGGTACGCGCCGCGGCCGGCTGCGTCCACCCTCACGCTCACCACGCGCGCCCCGTGCGCGACGTGCTCATCAGCCGCTTCGACGAGTTGCCGATCGCGACCCAAAGCATCGATTTGGCGGTGCTGCCGCACGTGCTCGAATTCACCGAAAACCCGCACGACATTCTGCGTGAAGTCTGCCGGGTGCTGGTGCCTGAAGGACAAATCATCATCACCGGCTTCAACAACCTCAGCCTGTGGGGCGCGCGCGAGCAACTGGCGCGCCTGAGCGGCAAGCCGTTCCTGCCGCAGCCGGTCGACCTGATCGCCTTCACGCGCCTCAAGGACTGGCTCAAGCTGCTGGGCTTCGATCTCGACCGCGGCCGCTTCGGCTGCTACCGCCCCCCCATGCGCCGCGAACATTGGCTGGCGCGCTTCTCGTTCCTTGAGGCCGCCGGCGACCGCTGGTGGCCGATCTTCGGCGGCGTCTATGGCGTGCGCGCGGTCAAGCGCGTGCGCGGCATGCGTTTGGTCGGCCGGGTGCGCAAGCGTATACTCAGCCTCCAGCCGGAGCTCAAGCCGGTTGCCACACCCAACACGACACACCGCGACCACCCCGATTCATGA
- the rnhA gene encoding ribonuclease HI encodes MTLPHVEIFTDGACKGNPGPGGWGALLRSGATEKELFGGEPLTTNNRMELLAVIRALEALNRRCHVVLHTDSQYVQKGISEWIHGWKQRGWKTAAKAPVKNADLWQELDRVSQQHQIEWRWIKGHAGHDGNERADQLANRGVASLQT; translated from the coding sequence ATGACCCTGCCTCACGTAGAAATTTTCACCGACGGCGCCTGCAAGGGAAACCCAGGCCCCGGCGGCTGGGGCGCCCTGCTGCGCTCCGGCGCCACCGAAAAGGAATTATTCGGCGGCGAACCCCTCACCACCAACAACCGCATGGAATTGCTCGCGGTCATCCGCGCGCTCGAGGCGCTCAACCGTCGTTGCCACGTCGTGCTGCACACCGATTCGCAATACGTGCAAAAAGGCATCAGCGAATGGATTCACGGCTGGAAGCAGCGCGGCTGGAAAACCGCGGCCAAGGCGCCGGTGAAAAATGCCGATCTCTGGCAAGAGCTCGACCGGGTCAGCCAGCAGCACCAGATCGAATGGCGCTGGATCAAGGGCCACGCCGGTCACGACGGCAATGAGCGTGCCGACCAGCTCGCCAATCGCGGCGTCGCCAGCCTCCAAACCTAA
- the dnaQ gene encoding DNA polymerase III subunit epsilon: MRQLVVDTETTGLNPKTGDRILEIGCVELVNRRLTGRNLHYYINPERDSDPGALAVHGLTTEFLSDKPKFAEVVDELRDYIAGAEIIIHNAAFDLGFFDAEFERLGLPSFMSHCDGLIDTLLQAREMFPGRRNSLDALCERLGVSNAHRTLHGALLDAELLAEVYLAMTRGQESLVIDLMDASADSGESDNSCVALHQIELPVLAASGEEQALHDGLLDELDKSVKGTCVWRETPAAGPEAGTPS, translated from the coding sequence ATGCGCCAACTCGTCGTCGACACCGAAACCACCGGACTGAACCCCAAGACCGGCGACCGCATCCTCGAAATCGGCTGCGTCGAACTCGTCAACCGTCGCCTCACCGGGCGCAACCTGCACTACTACATCAATCCCGAACGCGACAGCGACCCGGGCGCGTTGGCCGTGCACGGCCTGACCACCGAGTTTCTCAGCGACAAACCCAAATTCGCCGAAGTCGTCGACGAATTGCGCGACTACATCGCCGGCGCCGAAATCATCATTCACAACGCGGCCTTCGACCTCGGCTTTTTCGACGCCGAATTCGAGCGGCTCGGCCTGCCAAGCTTCATGAGCCATTGCGACGGCCTGATCGACACGCTGCTGCAAGCCCGCGAAATGTTCCCCGGCAGGCGCAACTCTCTCGACGCCCTGTGCGAGCGCCTGGGCGTGAGCAACGCCCACCGCACGTTGCACGGCGCGCTGCTCGATGCCGAGCTGCTCGCCGAGGTCTATCTGGCCATGACGCGCGGCCAGGAAAGCCTGGTGATCGATCTGATGGATGCTTCCGCCGACAGCGGCGAGTCCGACAACTCCTGCGTCGCGCTGCATCAGATCGAACTGCCCGTGCTGGCCGCCAGCGGCGAAGAGCAAGCCCTGCACGACGGACTGCTCGACGAACTCGATAAAAGCGTCAAGGGCACCTGCGTCTGGCGCGAGACCCCTGCTGCCGGCCCGGAGGCCGGCACCCCGTCCTGA
- the trhA gene encoding PAQR family membrane homeostasis protein TrhA, with the protein MHVGERFNSITHLIGAALSVAGLSALVTIGAHDHDAYKVVSFSVYGAMLCALYGISTLYHSVRGPRLKAILQKCDHSAIYLLIAGSYTPFTLVTLRGPWGWSLFGVSWGLAAFGIAQELTLGQRTRIVSMTLYVLMGWLALVAIGPLVHALPAAGTAWLVAGGVIYSAGIYFFINDERIRHGHGIWHLFVLAGSLCQFVSVVRYVA; encoded by the coding sequence ATGCACGTCGGTGAGCGATTCAACAGCATTACCCATCTCATCGGTGCGGCATTGTCGGTGGCGGGACTCAGCGCACTGGTCACGATAGGCGCGCATGACCATGACGCATACAAGGTGGTGAGCTTCAGCGTGTACGGCGCGATGCTGTGCGCGCTCTACGGGATCTCGACGCTCTACCACAGCGTGCGGGGCCCGCGGCTCAAAGCCATTCTCCAGAAGTGCGATCATTCGGCGATCTATCTGCTGATCGCCGGCAGTTACACGCCATTTACGCTCGTCACGCTGCGCGGGCCGTGGGGATGGTCGCTGTTCGGCGTAAGCTGGGGGCTTGCCGCGTTCGGCATCGCCCAGGAACTCACACTTGGCCAACGCACCCGCATCGTCTCAATGACTCTCTATGTGCTGATGGGCTGGCTGGCACTCGTCGCGATTGGTCCGCTGGTTCACGCGCTGCCCGCGGCCGGCACGGCATGGCTGGTCGCGGGCGGCGTGATCTACAGCGCCGGCATCTACTTCTTCATCAACGATGAACGCATTCGCCACGGGCACGGCATCTGGCACCTGTTCGTGCTGGCTGGCAGCCTGTGCCAGTTCGTGAGCGTCGTGCGATACGTCGCATAA
- a CDS encoding DUF4148 domain-containing protein, whose protein sequence is MKQRTYAALMLAGVLSVAASGAFANESATRVTRAHVLAELQAAEELGLVPVDYINYPYTPEQAAQLQIRTAQIEAAQRQAGTSAQ, encoded by the coding sequence ATGAAACAAAGGACTTATGCCGCGCTTATGCTGGCGGGCGTTTTGAGTGTTGCCGCCAGCGGCGCTTTTGCCAATGAAAGCGCTACCCGGGTGACTCGTGCCCACGTGCTGGCGGAATTGCAGGCTGCCGAAGAGCTCGGTCTGGTGCCGGTCGACTACATCAATTATCCGTATACGCCGGAGCAGGCGGCCCAACTGCAGATCCGCACCGCGCAGATCGAGGCGGCGCAACGCCAGGCAGGTACCTCCGCGCAGTAA
- a CDS encoding cytochrome P450/oxidoreductase: MSDTPPDSSSAQCPFSHAAASPHVSPTGCPVGTRAAEFDPFGDGYQQDPPEYVRWAREQEPVFYSPKLGYWVVTRYDDIKAIFRDNITFSPSIALEKITPTGPEANAVLASYGYAMNRTLVNEDEPAHMPRRRVLMEPFTPEQLKHHEPMVRRLAREYVDRFIDDGRADLVDQMLWEVPLTVALHFLGVPEEDMEMLRKYSIAHTVNTWGRPKPQEQVEVAHAVGNFWQFAGKVLDKMRQDPSQPGWMQYGLRKQQTHPEVVTDSYLHSMMMAGIVAAHETTANASANAMKLLLQHPHVWREICEDPSLIPNAVEECLRHNGSVAAWRRLATKAVTVGGVAIPEGAKLLIVMSSANHDERHFADADLFDIRRENASDQLTFGYGAHQCMGKNLARMEMQIFLDEFARRLPHMRLAEQQFTYVPNTSFRGPEHLWVEWDPRENPERADASVLESRMTVRIGEPSGHAINRTVVVQSVSPAGEDIVRLRLASPDGRPLPRWAPGSHIDVECGDTGVSRQYSLCGDPAESAVFEIAVLREAQSRGGSRWVHEHARAGDRLRIRGPRNHFRLDETVKRAIFIAGGIGITPISAMARRARALGIEYQLHYSGRSRRSMALLDELAALHGERLHVYAKDEGRRNDFPALLAQPDADTQIYACGPVRMLEALSAGCAAWPADALRVEHFQSTLSKLDPTHEHAFDVTLKDSGISVHVPADQTLLSALRAANIDVQSDCEEGLCGSCEVRVLEGEVDHRDVVLTRAEREANGKMMACCSRACGKRLVLEL, encoded by the coding sequence ATGAGCGACACGCCCCCCGATTCCAGCTCCGCCCAATGCCCTTTCAGCCACGCCGCGGCGTCCCCCCACGTATCGCCGACCGGCTGCCCGGTGGGCACGCGCGCGGCCGAGTTCGATCCGTTCGGCGACGGTTACCAGCAGGATCCGCCCGAATATGTGAGGTGGGCGCGCGAGCAGGAGCCGGTGTTCTACAGTCCCAAACTGGGGTACTGGGTCGTGACCCGCTACGACGATATCAAGGCGATTTTTCGCGACAACATCACTTTCAGCCCGTCGATCGCGCTGGAAAAGATCACGCCGACCGGGCCCGAGGCCAATGCGGTGCTCGCCTCGTATGGTTACGCAATGAACCGCACGCTGGTCAATGAGGACGAGCCGGCGCACATGCCGCGCCGGCGCGTGCTGATGGAGCCTTTCACGCCGGAGCAGCTCAAGCATCACGAGCCGATGGTGCGGCGGCTGGCGCGAGAGTATGTCGATCGCTTCATCGACGATGGCCGCGCCGATCTGGTGGATCAAATGCTGTGGGAGGTGCCGCTGACCGTCGCGCTGCACTTTCTCGGCGTGCCCGAGGAAGACATGGAGATGCTGCGCAAGTATTCGATCGCGCATACCGTCAATACATGGGGCCGGCCCAAGCCGCAGGAGCAGGTCGAGGTCGCGCACGCGGTAGGCAACTTTTGGCAATTCGCCGGCAAGGTGCTCGACAAGATGCGGCAGGATCCCTCGCAGCCGGGCTGGATGCAATACGGCCTGCGCAAGCAGCAGACGCATCCCGAGGTGGTCACCGATTCCTATCTGCATTCGATGATGATGGCCGGCATCGTGGCGGCGCACGAGACCACCGCCAATGCGTCGGCCAATGCAATGAAACTGCTGCTGCAGCATCCGCACGTGTGGCGCGAGATCTGCGAAGACCCGAGCCTGATTCCGAACGCGGTGGAGGAGTGCCTGCGCCACAACGGGTCGGTGGCGGCCTGGCGGCGCCTGGCCACCAAAGCGGTGACGGTGGGCGGCGTGGCGATTCCCGAGGGGGCGAAGCTGCTGATCGTGATGTCGTCGGCCAATCACGACGAGCGGCATTTCGCGGACGCCGATCTGTTCGATATCCGGCGCGAGAATGCCAGCGATCAACTGACCTTCGGTTATGGCGCGCATCAGTGCATGGGCAAGAACCTGGCGCGCATGGAGATGCAGATTTTCCTGGATGAATTTGCCCGGCGCCTGCCTCACATGAGGCTGGCCGAGCAACAGTTTACCTACGTACCGAACACGTCGTTTCGCGGGCCCGAACATTTATGGGTCGAGTGGGATCCTCGGGAGAACCCCGAGCGGGCCGATGCCAGCGTGCTTGAATCGCGCATGACGGTGCGCATTGGCGAGCCGTCGGGGCACGCGATCAATCGGACCGTGGTGGTGCAAAGCGTGAGTCCGGCCGGCGAGGATATCGTCAGGCTGCGGCTGGCTTCGCCCGACGGGCGGCCGTTGCCGCGCTGGGCGCCAGGCTCGCATATCGACGTCGAATGTGGCGACACCGGCGTGTCGCGCCAATATTCGCTGTGCGGCGATCCGGCCGAATCGGCGGTGTTCGAGATCGCGGTGTTGCGCGAGGCGCAGAGCCGCGGTGGTTCACGGTGGGTGCACGAGCATGCGCGGGCCGGCGACCGGCTGCGGATTCGCGGGCCGCGCAATCATTTTCGTCTGGACGAGACCGTCAAGCGCGCGATTTTTATCGCCGGCGGCATCGGCATCACGCCGATCAGTGCGATGGCGCGCCGGGCCAGGGCGCTCGGCATCGAGTATCAGTTGCATTACAGCGGTCGCAGCCGCCGCTCGATGGCGCTGCTCGATGAGTTGGCCGCACTGCATGGCGAGCGCCTGCACGTGTATGCCAAGGATGAAGGGCGGCGCAACGACTTTCCGGCGCTGCTCGCCCAACCCGATGCCGACACGCAGATATACGCGTGCGGTCCGGTGCGCATGCTCGAGGCGCTGAGCGCCGGTTGCGCCGCATGGCCTGCCGATGCGCTGCGCGTCGAGCACTTCCAGTCGACCCTGAGCAAACTCGATCCGACCCACGAGCATGCGTTCGATGTCACTTTGAAGGATTCCGGCATCTCGGTTCACGTCCCGGCCGACCAGACGCTGCTCAGCGCGTTGCGCGCCGCCAATATCGACGTGCAAAGCGATTGCGAAGAAGGGCTGTGCGGCTCGTGCGAGGTACGCGTGCTCGAGGGCGAGGTCGATCACCGCGACGTAGTGCTCACGCGCGCCGAACGCGAGGCCAATGGCAAGATGATGGCATGCTGCTCGCGCGCCTGCGGCAAACGGCTGGTGCTGGAACTGTGA
- a CDS encoding IclR family transcriptional regulator has translation MNKKPDSLEVFAPTQPPARERRARVQSAETGMAVLKGLSRLGGRASLSALAAHVGESPAKVHRYLASLIEQGLVAQDADSQHYHLGLEAMLIGVAAMRQADPVRIAEPSLVRLREQLEVTCFVAVMGNMGPTIVRFEEPGLPVTVNVRVGSVLSMLWSATGRVFLGLLDESRVRALAEAELAAAPPELRAQLSKCDAIDAIGALRREVQAARCAAVRDTNLKGISAVAAPLYDYTGRLCAVLTALGATGGFDAAIDGPIATAVRREAMAASAQMGYTAG, from the coding sequence ATGAACAAGAAACCCGACTCCCTGGAAGTCTTTGCGCCAACCCAGCCGCCCGCCCGCGAGCGGCGCGCCCGCGTGCAATCGGCCGAAACCGGCATGGCCGTGCTCAAGGGGCTGTCGCGCCTGGGCGGGCGCGCCAGCCTGAGCGCGCTGGCCGCGCACGTCGGCGAGAGTCCGGCCAAGGTGCACCGCTACCTGGCCAGCCTGATCGAGCAGGGCCTGGTCGCGCAGGACGCCGACTCCCAGCACTACCATCTCGGGCTCGAAGCCATGCTCATCGGCGTGGCGGCAATGCGGCAGGCCGACCCGGTACGGATCGCCGAACCCTCGCTGGTGCGGCTGCGCGAACAACTGGAAGTGACCTGTTTTGTCGCCGTGATGGGCAACATGGGGCCGACCATCGTGCGCTTCGAGGAACCGGGCCTGCCGGTCACCGTCAACGTGCGGGTCGGCTCGGTGCTGTCGATGCTGTGGTCGGCCACCGGCCGGGTGTTCCTCGGGCTGCTCGACGAGTCGCGCGTGCGTGCGCTGGCCGAGGCCGAACTGGCCGCCGCGCCGCCGGAGTTGCGCGCCCAGTTGAGCAAGTGCGACGCGATCGATGCGATTGGAGCATTACGGCGGGAAGTGCAGGCCGCCCGCTGCGCCGCGGTCAGGGACACCAACCTGAAAGGCATCAGCGCGGTAGCCGCACCGCTCTACGATTACACGGGTCGCTTGTGCGCGGTGCTCACCGCCCTGGGAGCCACGGGAGGTTTCGACGCCGCCATCGACGGGCCGATCGCCACGGCCGTGCGGCGCGAGGCGATGGCCGCCAGTGCGCAAATGGGGTACACGGCAGGGTAA